The following proteins are encoded in a genomic region of Maribacter hydrothermalis:
- a CDS encoding Rieske (2Fe-2S) protein produces MNRIISILLLLLITACSNDGTNRNPYLQEINFRFEANLNLPSYSPLTNIGSAVYISSATAGTKGVFVINAGFDQFRAFEASCPNHAPNDCSTMTFSGQVATCSCEGYKYSLFTGQLLDKPDDGNRYYDMLEYRASYGGNIVVISN; encoded by the coding sequence ATGAACCGTATAATAAGCATCTTACTTTTATTGCTAATTACCGCTTGCAGTAATGACGGCACCAATAGAAATCCTTATTTACAAGAGATTAACTTTCGTTTTGAAGCAAACTTGAATTTGCCGTCTTACAGCCCTTTAACAAATATAGGAAGTGCAGTTTATATATCAAGTGCAACAGCCGGCACCAAAGGTGTTTTTGTTATTAATGCAGGCTTTGACCAGTTTAGGGCTTTCGAGGCAAGTTGTCCAAACCATGCTCCTAATGATTGTTCAACCATGACTTTTAGTGGGCAAGTTGCTACCTGTTCTTGCGAAGGTTATAAATACAGTCTTTTTACCGGACAGCTTTTAGATAAACCTGATGATGGCAATCGTTATTACGACATGTTAGAATACAGAGCTAGCTATGGTGGAAACATTGTTGTAATATCTAATTAA
- a CDS encoding sensor histidine kinase, which yields MNFIPKNKISNIFLLIGSFAVVSLILWNTNSFFKKFKEEERLKMEIWATAQSEFLQSSETVDLGSLHLKVFQNNTSTPMILINKDKSVRVNNFPLNKSKDSIYIQQQLRKFKGENIPISIDQKGEHLATLYYGNSDVLNKLKFYPIALLLIIFLFAAVIYFLFKTNKASEQNKLWAGMAKETAHQIGTPLSSLLGWNELLKTESINPSITKEIEKDIDRLQTITERFSKIGSLPKLIESDIVSETKDAYDYLKRRSSKLIHFSFNSKVDQLPVLLNSSLYNWTIENLVKNGIDAMRGKGSIAIEIVPDGKYVNILIADTGHGISKSNYNSIFTPGFTSKKRGWGLGLSLVKRIVEEYHDGKIKVLSSGKEGTIMQISLKVVH from the coding sequence ATGAACTTTATTCCTAAAAACAAAATTTCCAACATTTTCCTATTGATAGGCTCTTTTGCAGTTGTGAGCTTAATCTTATGGAATACGAACAGCTTTTTTAAAAAATTTAAAGAAGAAGAACGCTTAAAAATGGAAATTTGGGCAACCGCACAATCAGAATTTTTGCAATCTTCCGAGACTGTAGATCTAGGGAGTCTTCATTTGAAAGTATTTCAAAATAATACGTCTACCCCAATGATTCTTATTAATAAAGATAAATCTGTTCGGGTAAATAATTTTCCACTTAACAAGTCTAAAGATTCAATTTATATTCAACAACAATTAAGAAAATTTAAAGGTGAAAACATTCCCATATCTATTGACCAAAAAGGAGAGCATTTAGCAACACTTTATTATGGTAATTCTGATGTACTGAACAAATTAAAATTTTACCCAATTGCTTTATTGTTGATCATATTTCTTTTTGCAGCAGTAATTTATTTTCTATTTAAAACAAACAAAGCCTCGGAGCAAAACAAACTATGGGCAGGTATGGCTAAGGAAACCGCACACCAAATAGGCACGCCATTATCATCTCTTTTAGGTTGGAACGAATTATTAAAAACCGAATCTATAAACCCTAGCATTACCAAAGAAATAGAAAAAGATATTGACAGATTACAAACAATTACAGAACGATTTTCAAAAATTGGATCATTACCAAAACTTATAGAAAGCGATATTGTAAGCGAAACTAAAGATGCTTATGATTATTTAAAAAGAAGAAGTTCTAAACTTATTCATTTTTCTTTTAATTCTAAAGTAGATCAACTACCTGTTTTACTGAACAGTTCTTTATATAATTGGACCATAGAAAATTTAGTAAAAAACGGAATTGATGCTATGCGCGGCAAGGGTAGTATTGCCATAGAAATAGTCCCTGACGGCAAGTATGTAAATATTTTAATTGCAGATACTGGTCACGGAATTTCTAAAAGCAACTATAATAGTATCTTTACACCTGGGTTCACTTCTAAAAAAAGAGGATGGGGCCTAGGCCTTTCATTAGTTAAGCGTATTGTAGAAGAATATCACGATGGCAAAATTAAAGTACTTTCATCTGGTAAGGAAGGCACAATTATGCAAATTTCTTTAAAAGTTGTTCATTAA
- a CDS encoding TonB-dependent receptor, which translates to MKLSIFTIAAFFALSMGIYAQEQGTDSLEGQKVILDEVFVSAIRVTKESPVTFSNLTKEDIKPRNLGQDIPVLMNFLPSVVTTTDAGAGVGYTGIRVRGSDATRINVTINGIPYNDSESQGTFWVNMPDFASSTESLQLQRGVGTSTNGAGAFGASLNVLTDGFSQDAFGQISTSIGSYNTLRNNLKFSAGMLNDHIEISGRLSKIKSDGYIDRARSDLDSYFLQGAYKDDNSLVKAIIFGGHEVTYQAWNGIDAQTLKEDRTFNPSGIYTDLEGNTQFYNNEVDDYKQDHAQLLWNEKISDFWSTNIALHYTRGRGFFEQYKEADDFSTYNFQPITVDGEEVNTTDVIRRRWLDNDFYGTVFSANYKKDKLDLIIGGGFNTYEGDHFGEVIWARYASNSSFQDRYYDDSSSKTDFNVYTKANYQLTDQLSLYGDLQYRTVGYKANGEETGLVDDTFNFFNPKAGLTFDFNANNNFYFSYAAASREPNRNDYESGNPKPEKLNDFELGWRYVSADVQVNTNLYYMKYKDQLVVTGELNDVGAPLRENVGDSYRFGLEVDANIKVGDKFNIRPNLAISDNRNKDFFIDRDDELQGLGDTNIAFSPGLVAGNILSYMPCNALSLSLYSKFVGEQYLSNTDTEASKLDSYFTNDFNITYEMEINNVVKSVVFSGLVNNILNEKYVSNGYTYLDSWSTPGNTFEVQGYYPQAGTNFLLGATITF; encoded by the coding sequence ATGAAACTATCTATTTTCACAATTGCGGCGTTTTTTGCGCTGAGTATGGGTATCTATGCCCAAGAACAGGGAACCGATTCTTTAGAGGGTCAAAAAGTAATCCTCGACGAAGTATTCGTCTCGGCAATTAGGGTAACCAAAGAATCTCCGGTTACATTTTCAAATCTAACTAAAGAGGATATTAAACCTAGGAATTTAGGGCAAGATATTCCCGTATTAATGAATTTTTTACCCTCTGTAGTAACCACCACCGATGCCGGAGCAGGAGTAGGTTACACTGGTATTAGAGTAAGGGGTAGTGATGCCACAAGAATCAATGTGACCATAAATGGTATTCCTTACAACGATTCCGAATCGCAAGGAACATTTTGGGTGAACATGCCCGATTTTGCTTCCTCTACAGAAAGCTTGCAATTACAACGAGGTGTTGGTACGTCAACCAATGGCGCAGGTGCATTTGGGGCAAGTTTAAATGTGTTGACCGATGGCTTTTCTCAAGATGCATTTGGTCAAATTTCTACATCTATAGGGAGCTATAATACCTTAAGAAATAACTTAAAGTTTAGTGCCGGAATGTTAAATGACCATATTGAAATATCAGGTAGATTGTCTAAGATTAAATCTGACGGATATATCGATAGAGCTCGGTCCGACTTGGATTCTTACTTTTTACAAGGAGCCTATAAAGATGATAATTCGTTGGTCAAAGCTATTATTTTTGGTGGTCATGAAGTAACTTATCAAGCATGGAATGGTATAGATGCGCAGACCTTAAAAGAGGATAGAACTTTTAATCCATCAGGTATATATACGGATTTAGAGGGTAATACTCAATTTTATAATAATGAAGTAGATGATTATAAGCAGGATCATGCTCAACTGTTATGGAATGAGAAGATTTCGGATTTCTGGAGTACCAACATTGCATTGCACTACACAAGAGGTAGGGGCTTCTTTGAGCAATATAAAGAGGCAGATGATTTTTCTACTTATAATTTTCAGCCAATAACCGTTGATGGTGAAGAAGTTAATACTACCGATGTCATAAGAAGGCGATGGTTGGATAACGATTTCTATGGAACCGTATTTTCTGCAAATTATAAGAAAGATAAACTAGATTTAATAATTGGCGGAGGATTCAATACGTACGAAGGCGATCATTTTGGTGAGGTAATTTGGGCAAGATATGCCAGTAACAGTAGTTTTCAAGATCGTTATTATGACGATAGCTCCTCTAAAACTGATTTTAATGTGTATACAAAAGCAAATTATCAATTAACGGACCAATTGTCATTATATGGAGATTTGCAATATAGAACGGTTGGTTATAAAGCAAACGGTGAGGAAACTGGTTTGGTCGACGATACATTTAATTTTTTTAACCCAAAAGCTGGACTTACTTTCGATTTTAATGCGAATAACAATTTCTACTTTTCTTATGCAGCTGCAAGTAGAGAGCCAAATAGAAATGATTATGAAAGTGGTAATCCAAAGCCAGAGAAATTAAATGATTTTGAATTAGGATGGAGATACGTATCTGCAGATGTACAGGTAAATACAAATCTTTATTACATGAAATATAAAGATCAGTTAGTGGTAACAGGTGAGTTAAATGATGTTGGTGCGCCATTGAGAGAGAATGTTGGTGATAGTTACAGATTTGGTTTAGAAGTTGATGCTAATATTAAAGTGGGCGATAAATTTAATATACGACCTAATCTTGCTATCAGTGATAATAGGAATAAAGACTTTTTTATTGATAGAGATGATGAATTACAAGGTTTGGGAGATACTAATATTGCATTTTCACCGGGTCTGGTAGCGGGTAATATTCTTAGTTATATGCCATGTAATGCATTGAGTCTTTCGTTGTATTCAAAGTTCGTTGGAGAGCAATATTTAAGTAATACAGATACAGAAGCATCTAAGTTAGATTCTTATTTCACGAACGATTTCAACATTACCTATGAAATGGAAATAAACAATGTGGTGAAGTCCGTCGTATTCTCTGGGTTGGTGAATAACATCCTTAACGAGAAATATGTATCTAACGGCTATACCTATTTAGATAGTTGGTCTACACCAGGTAATACGTTTGAAGTACAAGGGTATTATCCGCAGGCAGGTACTAACTTTTTATTGGGAGCGACGATAACTTTTTAA
- a CDS encoding HIT family protein: protein MPTIFTKIINGEIPCYKVAEDEKHLAFLDINPNAKGHTLCIPKKEVNKILDLDEKAYLDLMSFSRKVGKALEKTVDCKRVGMSVIGLEVPHVHVHLIPLNEMKDATFQHKVKLTDEELSNLAKAISSKIE, encoded by the coding sequence ATGCCAACAATTTTTACTAAAATAATTAATGGGGAAATACCTTGTTATAAGGTTGCCGAAGATGAAAAACATTTGGCTTTTTTAGATATTAATCCTAATGCCAAAGGGCATACACTTTGTATTCCTAAAAAAGAAGTAAACAAAATATTGGATCTTGATGAAAAAGCATATTTAGATTTAATGTCGTTTTCAAGAAAAGTAGGAAAAGCATTGGAGAAAACTGTTGATTGTAAACGTGTGGGTATGTCGGTTATTGGTTTAGAAGTACCTCATGTTCATGTGCATTTAATTCCTTTAAATGAAATGAAAGATGCTACATTTCAACATAAGGTTAAATTAACGGATGAGGAATTAAGTAATCTAGCCAAAGCTATTAGTTCTAAAATTGAATAG
- a CDS encoding hydrolase produces the protein MKRNIPVFGSKLRNNIVTVPEAIAQYSGIRVFGQSIKSFLFSTDVAIIRNTNANAIIAVYPFTPQPVISNALILAADKPIFCGVGGGITTGVRSLELAIHAEFQGALGVVLNKPTPNNLISMLKNKIDIPVTITVVSEKDDIKGRLDAGVDIFNVSGANKTVDIIKKIRDLSSEVAIIATGGKTDETIIKAIDAGANAISYTPPTTGELFKEIMDKYRSEE, from the coding sequence ATGAAGCGTAATATTCCAGTATTTGGCAGTAAGTTAAGGAACAATATAGTTACCGTACCAGAGGCAATAGCGCAATACTCTGGTATTCGTGTATTTGGGCAGTCAATAAAGTCGTTTCTGTTTAGTACAGATGTGGCAATTATCAGAAATACGAATGCCAATGCTATTATTGCGGTCTATCCATTTACGCCTCAACCGGTAATTTCAAATGCTTTGATTTTAGCTGCGGACAAACCTATATTTTGCGGAGTAGGTGGCGGAATAACAACAGGAGTAAGATCCTTAGAATTGGCCATACATGCCGAGTTTCAAGGTGCTTTGGGAGTGGTTTTAAATAAGCCGACCCCAAACAACCTTATAAGTATGTTAAAAAATAAAATTGATATTCCTGTTACCATAACAGTTGTTTCGGAAAAAGATGATATAAAGGGAAGATTAGATGCCGGAGTTGATATTTTTAATGTTTCTGGTGCTAATAAAACAGTAGATATTATCAAGAAAATTAGAGATTTAAGTTCAGAAGTAGCCATTATAGCAACAGGCGGTAAAACAGACGAAACTATAATAAAGGCTATAGATGCAGGTGCAAACGCCATTTCATATACACCACCCACTACAGGGGAACTATTCAAAGAAATTATGGATAAATATCGTTCAGAAGAATAA
- the greA gene encoding transcription elongation factor GreA has translation MSNVSYYTAEGLKKLKAELNHYRDVERPKASQAIAEARDKGDLSENAEYDAAKEAQGLLEMKIAKMENIVANARLIDESQLDTSKVLVLSIVKLKNQSNGMEMTYKLVAESEADLKTGKISVNSPIGKGLLGKKVGDTAEIIVPNGALKFEILEITRG, from the coding sequence ATGAGTAACGTATCATACTATACTGCTGAGGGTTTAAAAAAACTAAAAGCAGAACTTAATCATTATAGAGATGTAGAGCGGCCAAAGGCTTCACAAGCAATAGCCGAAGCAAGAGATAAGGGCGATTTATCTGAGAATGCCGAATATGATGCTGCCAAGGAAGCGCAAGGTCTTCTAGAGATGAAAATTGCTAAAATGGAGAATATTGTGGCAAATGCGAGGTTAATTGATGAATCTCAATTAGACACTTCTAAAGTTTTGGTCCTATCAATCGTGAAATTGAAAAACCAGAGTAATGGAATGGAGATGACTTATAAATTAGTTGCAGAAAGTGAAGCTGATTTAAAAACAGGGAAAATTTCTGTTAATTCTCCAATAGGAAAAGGTCTACTAGGAAAGAAAGTAGGAGATACCGCAGAAATTATAGTACCAAATGGTGCATTGAAATTTGAAATTCTTGAAATAACAAGAGGTTAA